A section of the Corynebacterium tuberculostearicum genome encodes:
- a CDS encoding amino acid permease → MMGLGSTIGAGLFLGTGVGISAAGPAVLLAYAIAGFLAILVMQMLGEMGTVIPASGSFSEYAEHGIGRWAGFTQGWIYWLATVAVLGAEITGAAGFIGSWFNVSPWIPAAICVVLFGIVNLLRVRSFGEFEYWFALIKVVVIVAFLIIGALLILGLLPGHSFIGTSVFLEDGFMPNGLGGVAAGLLAVAFAFGGIEVVAIASAESEDPEKSLVNAVRSTILRISVFYLGSVLVITFLLPYSILGGASTAAESPFTMVLERAGIPGAAGIMEVVIVLALLSAFNSQIYASSRMMHSLASRGEAPRIFTTTNKDGVPTTAIGLSVLLSAVMVALNYADTGWLLTFMLNAAGASLLIVWVFIAVSQLRLRRQLEALHPLPIRMWAFPYLTWFALALFAAIAVLMLTDATARTQLLSAAAMFAVLAIAGVINSKLRGINPTSTLPLT, encoded by the coding sequence ATGATGGGGCTAGGCTCCACCATCGGTGCCGGACTTTTCTTGGGCACCGGCGTCGGCATTTCCGCCGCCGGCCCCGCCGTGCTCCTCGCCTACGCCATCGCTGGCTTTCTGGCCATTTTGGTGATGCAGATGCTGGGCGAGATGGGCACCGTTATCCCCGCCTCCGGCTCCTTCTCCGAATACGCCGAACACGGCATCGGCCGCTGGGCGGGCTTTACCCAGGGCTGGATTTATTGGCTAGCTACCGTCGCCGTGCTGGGCGCCGAAATCACCGGCGCGGCCGGCTTCATTGGCTCTTGGTTCAACGTTTCGCCGTGGATCCCCGCCGCTATCTGCGTGGTCCTCTTCGGCATCGTCAATCTGCTGCGCGTGCGCAGCTTCGGCGAATTCGAGTATTGGTTCGCCCTCATCAAGGTCGTTGTCATCGTGGCCTTTCTCATTATCGGCGCGCTGCTCATCCTGGGCCTCCTGCCCGGCCATTCCTTCATCGGTACCTCCGTCTTCCTTGAGGACGGCTTCATGCCCAATGGCCTCGGCGGCGTCGCGGCCGGCCTGCTCGCAGTAGCCTTCGCCTTCGGCGGCATCGAGGTGGTTGCCATCGCTTCTGCCGAATCCGAAGATCCCGAGAAATCCCTAGTCAACGCCGTACGCTCCACCATCTTGCGCATCTCCGTGTTCTACTTGGGCTCCGTCCTCGTCATCACGTTCCTCCTGCCCTATTCCATCTTGGGCGGCGCCTCCACGGCCGCGGAATCCCCTTTCACCATGGTTCTCGAGCGCGCCGGCATCCCGGGCGCGGCCGGCATCATGGAAGTCGTCATCGTCCTCGCGCTACTCTCCGCCTTCAACTCGCAGATTTACGCCTCCTCCCGCATGATGCATTCGCTTGCCTCCCGCGGCGAGGCCCCGCGCATTTTCACCACCACCAATAAGGACGGCGTTCCTACCACCGCCATCGGCCTGTCCGTCCTCCTCTCGGCCGTCATGGTCGCGCTCAACTACGCCGATACCGGCTGGCTGCTTACCTTCATGCTCAACGCCGCCGGCGCCTCCTTGCTCATCGTCTGGGTCTTCATCGCCGTCAGCCAGCTGCGCCTGCGCCGCCAGCTCGAGGCCCTCCATCCCCTCCCCATCCGCATGTGGGCCTTCCCCTACCTCACCTGGTTCGCCCTCGCCCTCTTTGCGGCCATCGCGGTGCTCATGCTTACCGACGCCACCGCCCGCACCCAACTCCTCTCCGCCGCGGCCATGTTCGCGGTGCTCGCCATCGCCGGCGTCATCAATTCCAAGCTTCGCGGTATCAACCCGACCTCGACGCTGCCCCTCACCTAG
- the dapD gene encoding 2,3,4,5-tetrahydropyridine-2,6-dicarboxylate N-succinyltransferase, whose product MTSASARGLATITHDGTVLDVWFPAVYTDKNVETTETKRLEEVPQQFSALAGPDEERGVARVAVETSIKDLDEAPVDTYDAYLRLHLLSHRAVKPHGLNMDGIFGHLNNVVWTNYGPCAVSDFQMVRGRLASRGPVVVYSVDKFPRMVDYVVPSGVRIGDADRVRLGAHLAEGTTVMHEGFVNFNAGTLGASMVEGRISAGVVVGDGSDIGGGASIMGTLSGGGKEVISIGERCLLGANSGIGISLGDDAVVEAGLYVTAGTKVTVFGKVAEALGVGNGENIKGSQLSGASGMLLRRNSVSGAVEAVEWKAEAVALNDELHKN is encoded by the coding sequence ATGACTTCTGCATCCGCACGTGGCCTAGCAACCATTACCCATGACGGCACCGTCTTGGACGTATGGTTCCCGGCCGTATACACCGATAAGAACGTAGAGACCACCGAGACCAAGCGCTTGGAGGAGGTCCCCCAGCAGTTCTCCGCGCTTGCTGGCCCGGACGAGGAGCGCGGCGTAGCCCGCGTCGCCGTTGAGACCTCCATCAAGGATCTGGATGAGGCCCCCGTCGATACCTACGATGCTTACCTGCGCCTGCACCTCCTCTCCCACCGCGCGGTCAAGCCGCACGGCCTGAATATGGATGGCATCTTCGGCCACCTCAATAACGTGGTCTGGACCAACTACGGCCCGTGCGCCGTGTCCGATTTCCAGATGGTGCGCGGCCGCCTGGCCTCCCGCGGCCCAGTCGTTGTCTACTCCGTGGACAAGTTCCCCCGCATGGTGGACTACGTTGTACCGTCCGGCGTCCGCATCGGTGACGCAGACCGCGTCCGCCTGGGCGCCCACCTGGCTGAGGGCACCACCGTCATGCACGAGGGCTTCGTCAACTTCAACGCCGGCACCTTGGGCGCCTCCATGGTTGAGGGCCGCATCTCCGCGGGCGTCGTCGTGGGCGATGGCTCCGATATCGGCGGCGGCGCGTCCATCATGGGTACCCTGTCCGGCGGCGGCAAGGAGGTCATCTCCATCGGCGAGCGCTGCCTCCTCGGCGCCAACTCCGGCATTGGCATTTCGCTTGGCGACGACGCCGTGGTCGAAGCCGGCCTCTACGTCACCGCCGGCACCAAGGTAACCGTCTTTGGCAAGGTCGCGGAAGCACTGGGCGTCGGCAATGGCGAGAACATCAAGGGCTCCCAGCTCTCCGGTGCCTCCGGCATGCTGCTGCGCCGCAACTCCGTCTCCGGTGCGGTTGAGGCCGTGGAGTGGAAGGCCGAGGCCGTCGCGCTTAACGACGAGCTGCACAAGAATTAA
- a CDS encoding amino acid permease, which produces MAEATQLKSRHLTMMGLGSAVGAGLFLGVGLGIQISGTSVLISYAVAGALIALVMWMLGEMAAARPSLGSFSTYAGQAYGHWARFTMGWIYWFMLIMVMGAEITGAAAIISNWFDIAPWIPALIAVAFFAVVNFAAVGGFGEFEFWFAIIKVGVIVTFLVIGALMALGILPGMDFSLAGTNFTDNFLPNGMPGFAAGLLAVAFAFGGIELVTIAAAESENPAHNVATAVRAIIVRIMIFYIGSIVVITMALPFSSIQDADVAADSPFTLVLAAAKIPFAAGFMEAIIALALLSAFNAQIYATSRLVFDMAKDHCAPGFFLKQNRAGSPINAVILSMVFAFASVGLQFWNPPGLLAFLFNAVGGCLLVIWSFIVASFIKLHPVLRDNGELTEIHVPGFPWLPWVTAAALAGLTLLMLFDPAARNQVISVLILASVLVILSFVLPTGQRAGARK; this is translated from the coding sequence ATGGCCGAAGCCACTCAATTGAAATCCCGTCATCTCACGATGATGGGCCTTGGCTCCGCCGTGGGCGCCGGTCTCTTCCTCGGCGTGGGCCTCGGCATCCAGATTTCCGGCACCTCCGTGCTCATCTCCTATGCCGTAGCCGGCGCGCTCATCGCACTGGTGATGTGGATGCTTGGTGAAATGGCTGCCGCCCGCCCCTCTTTGGGGTCATTTTCCACCTACGCCGGCCAGGCCTATGGCCACTGGGCGCGCTTTACCATGGGGTGGATTTACTGGTTCATGCTGATCATGGTCATGGGCGCCGAAATCACCGGCGCGGCCGCCATCATTTCCAATTGGTTCGATATTGCCCCATGGATTCCAGCGCTTATCGCCGTGGCGTTTTTCGCGGTGGTCAACTTCGCGGCCGTGGGCGGTTTTGGTGAGTTCGAGTTCTGGTTCGCCATCATCAAGGTTGGCGTCATCGTCACCTTCCTCGTCATCGGCGCACTCATGGCGCTGGGCATCCTGCCGGGCATGGATTTCTCCTTGGCCGGTACCAACTTCACCGACAACTTCCTGCCCAATGGCATGCCGGGCTTCGCCGCCGGTTTGCTGGCCGTTGCCTTTGCCTTTGGCGGCATCGAGCTGGTAACCATTGCGGCGGCCGAATCCGAGAACCCGGCGCACAACGTGGCCACCGCGGTGCGCGCCATCATCGTGCGCATCATGATTTTCTACATCGGCTCCATCGTGGTGATCACCATGGCGCTGCCGTTTAGCTCCATCCAGGACGCCGATGTCGCGGCCGATTCCCCCTTCACCCTGGTGCTCGCGGCCGCCAAGATTCCTTTTGCTGCCGGCTTCATGGAGGCCATCATCGCCCTCGCCTTGCTGTCTGCCTTCAACGCGCAGATTTACGCCACCTCCCGCTTGGTCTTCGATATGGCCAAAGACCACTGCGCCCCGGGATTCTTCCTGAAGCAAAATCGTGCCGGCTCCCCCATCAACGCCGTCATCTTGTCCATGGTCTTCGCCTTCGCTTCGGTGGGCCTGCAGTTCTGGAACCCGCCAGGGCTTCTGGCCTTCCTCTTCAACGCGGTCGGAGGGTGCCTGCTGGTCATCTGGTCCTTCATCGTGGCTTCCTTTATCAAGTTGCACCCCGTCCTGCGCGATAATGGCGAGCTGACCGAGATCCACGTACCCGGCTTCCCCTGGCTTCCGTGGGTTACGGCCGCTGCTTTGGCCGGACTGACCCTGCTGATGCTCTTTGATCCGGCCGCGCGTAACCAGGTCATCTCGGTGCTCATCCTGGCTTCGGTGCTCGTCATCTTGTCCTTTGTGCTTCCCACCGGCCAGCGCGCGGGGGCGCGGAAGTAG
- the dapE gene encoding succinyl-diaminopimelate desuccinylase, producing the protein MTLDLYADPIELTKALVDIPSPSHHEEAIADAIEEALRGLDVEVARYGNTVCARTNRGLGSRVVLAGHIDTVPLAENVPHHMETSEDGVEIMWGCGTVDMKSGMAVYLNAFAQLHEADELKHDLTVIAYEGEEVATEFNGLGHLQKDHPEWLEGDFALLGEPSGAMVEAGCQGSIRLRVTAHGTRAHSARAWLGSNAAHKLAPIMSRIAAYESRDVTIDGCTYREGLNIVHLESGVATNTLPDEAWMFVNFRFAPDRTSDEALDYMKSIIGEEEDVTIEIDDIAPAAQPGLGQPAAKALIDAVGGNVRAKYGWTDVARFSEMGTPAVNFGAGDPGFAHKKDEQVPTAQITEVSTALLNYLKG; encoded by the coding sequence GTGACTTTAGATCTATATGCAGACCCCATCGAACTAACCAAGGCGCTCGTAGATATTCCGAGCCCCTCCCACCATGAGGAGGCCATCGCAGACGCTATCGAAGAAGCGCTGCGCGGATTGGACGTCGAGGTTGCCCGCTACGGCAATACCGTGTGCGCCCGCACGAACCGCGGGCTAGGTTCCCGCGTGGTGCTCGCCGGCCACATTGATACCGTTCCGTTGGCAGAAAATGTACCGCATCACATGGAGACCTCTGAAGACGGGGTAGAGATTATGTGGGGCTGCGGCACCGTGGACATGAAGTCCGGCATGGCCGTCTACCTCAATGCCTTTGCCCAGCTGCACGAAGCGGACGAGCTCAAACATGACCTGACCGTCATCGCCTACGAGGGCGAAGAAGTAGCCACTGAATTTAATGGCCTGGGCCACCTGCAAAAAGACCACCCGGAGTGGCTCGAGGGCGACTTCGCTCTTCTGGGCGAGCCCTCCGGCGCCATGGTGGAGGCTGGCTGCCAGGGCTCCATTCGCCTGCGCGTGACGGCCCATGGCACCCGCGCGCACTCGGCCCGCGCGTGGCTCGGATCCAACGCAGCACACAAGCTCGCGCCCATTATGAGCCGCATCGCCGCCTATGAGTCCCGCGATGTCACCATCGATGGCTGCACCTACCGCGAGGGCCTCAACATCGTCCACCTCGAGTCCGGCGTGGCCACCAATACGCTGCCGGATGAGGCATGGATGTTTGTGAACTTCCGCTTTGCGCCGGACCGCACGAGCGACGAGGCGCTGGACTATATGAAGTCCATCATCGGCGAGGAAGAAGACGTCACCATCGAGATCGATGACATTGCACCGGCCGCCCAGCCCGGTTTGGGCCAGCCGGCGGCCAAGGCTCTTATCGACGCCGTCGGGGGCAACGTTCGCGCCAAGTACGGCTGGACCGACGTTGCCCGCTTCTCTGAAATGGGCACCCCGGCCGTAAACTTTGGCGCCGGTGACCCCGGGTTCGCGCATAAGAAGGATGAGCAGGTCCCCACCGCGCAGATCACCGAAGTATCCACCGCCCTCCTGAACTACCTGAAGGGATAA
- a CDS encoding TIGR00730 family Rossman fold protein: MTPEQMRTLRGPMLLRTEGEQASTFDQRLLESGADHEWQHADPWRVLRIQGEFVAGFDALSKLPKAVTVFGSARTTPEDASYQLGVEVGRKLAEHSYAVITGGGPGIMEAANRGAHEAGGLSVGLGIELPHEQGLNEYVDLGLNFRYFFARKTMFLKYSQAFICLPGGMGTMDEFFEVMCMVQTGKVTNYPIVLMGTEYWSGLLEWMDKTLAASGYINEGDRELFLLTDDPDEALSHIIQRHQVMSDKRIREPR, encoded by the coding sequence ATGACTCCTGAGCAGATGCGCACCCTGCGCGGCCCGATGCTGCTGCGCACCGAAGGCGAGCAGGCCTCCACCTTTGACCAGCGGCTCTTGGAGTCCGGCGCGGACCATGAGTGGCAACATGCCGATCCGTGGCGCGTCCTGCGCATCCAAGGCGAGTTCGTCGCTGGCTTTGATGCGCTTTCCAAGCTGCCGAAGGCCGTTACCGTCTTCGGCTCCGCCCGTACCACCCCGGAGGATGCGAGCTACCAGCTGGGCGTCGAGGTTGGCCGCAAGCTGGCCGAGCACTCCTATGCCGTCATCACCGGCGGCGGCCCCGGCATCATGGAGGCAGCCAACCGCGGCGCCCACGAGGCCGGCGGGCTCTCCGTGGGCCTGGGCATCGAGCTGCCCCACGAGCAGGGGCTTAATGAGTATGTGGATCTGGGCCTGAATTTCCGCTACTTCTTTGCCCGCAAGACAATGTTCTTGAAGTACTCGCAGGCCTTCATTTGCCTGCCTGGTGGCATGGGCACCATGGATGAGTTCTTCGAGGTCATGTGCATGGTCCAGACCGGCAAGGTGACCAATTACCCCATCGTGCTCATGGGCACCGAGTACTGGTCCGGCCTGCTGGAATGGATGGACAAGACCCTGGCAGCCAGCGGCTATATCAACGAGGGCGACCGGGAGCTTTTCCTGCTTACCGACGACCCCGATGAGGCCCTCTCCCACATCATCCAGCGCCACCAAGTCATGAGCGATAAGCGCATCAGGGAGCCGCGTTGA
- the folP gene encoding dihydropteroate synthase → MAIVNRTPDSFYDKGATFDLDPALRRCDEVIAAGASIVDIGGVKAGPGKAVDAAEEIDRVVPTIEKVHERHPDVLISVDTWRSEVAEAAIAAGAGLVNDTWAGWDPELIEVAGHHRVGYVCSHTGGITPRTRPHRVHFDDVVADVIAETTQLAERAASLGCPEELTFIDPTHDFGKNTFHGLELLRRIDEVVATGWPVLMALSNKDFVGETLDRGVGERVAGTLAATAWSAARGVAAFRVHEVAETADVIRMTAAIQGEVAPLAATRGLA, encoded by the coding sequence ATGGCGATTGTCAATCGCACCCCGGATTCCTTCTATGACAAGGGCGCAACCTTTGACCTTGACCCGGCGCTGCGCCGTTGTGATGAGGTGATCGCGGCCGGTGCGTCGATCGTCGATATTGGCGGCGTGAAGGCTGGCCCCGGCAAGGCCGTGGACGCGGCGGAGGAAATCGACCGCGTGGTGCCGACCATCGAGAAGGTACACGAGCGCCACCCGGACGTGCTCATCTCCGTCGATACTTGGCGCAGCGAGGTGGCAGAGGCCGCCATCGCAGCCGGCGCCGGCCTGGTCAATGACACCTGGGCCGGTTGGGATCCCGAGCTCATCGAGGTCGCTGGCCACCACCGCGTGGGCTACGTGTGCTCGCACACCGGCGGCATCACCCCGCGCACCCGGCCGCATCGCGTCCACTTCGACGATGTGGTGGCCGATGTCATCGCGGAAACCACCCAACTGGCCGAGCGCGCCGCCTCCCTCGGCTGCCCGGAGGAATTGACCTTCATCGATCCGACGCATGACTTTGGCAAGAACACCTTCCATGGGCTCGAGCTCCTGCGGCGCATCGACGAGGTCGTGGCCACCGGTTGGCCGGTGCTTATGGCGCTATCCAATAAGGACTTCGTGGGCGAGACGCTCGACCGCGGGGTAGGAGAGCGCGTGGCCGGTACCCTAGCCGCCACCGCGTGGTCCGCGGCCCGCGGCGTGGCCGCCTTCCGCGTCCACGAGGTGGCCGAGACCGCCGATGTCATACGCATGACCGCAGCCATCCAAGGCGAGGTCGCCCCGCTAGCAGCCACGCGAGGCCTTGCATGA
- a CDS encoding glucosyl-3-phosphoglycerate synthase, whose amino-acid sequence MSVSVIIPALNEEGTVADVVRACLADDPLEVLVIDADSTDATASRAAAAGADVRNWRDILPEEPRPGKGESLWRGVAAAKGDIVVFVDADLGSAAPGMVSALAAPFADPAVEMVKARYRRSLNGQPTGGGRVTELTAKPLIKQFFPELAHIDQPLGGEYALRRATALELPFVEGYGVEAGLMVDVGKRGTIAQVDLGTRVHRNRPLHELAPMAEVVARTLLARAGVIAPVAQRPPLKGKV is encoded by the coding sequence ATGAGCGTCTCCGTTATCATCCCAGCGCTCAACGAAGAGGGCACCGTCGCGGACGTCGTGCGCGCCTGCCTCGCCGATGACCCCCTGGAAGTGCTGGTGATCGACGCCGATTCCACCGACGCCACCGCCTCCCGCGCTGCCGCCGCCGGAGCGGATGTGCGCAATTGGCGCGATATCCTCCCAGAGGAACCGCGCCCCGGTAAGGGTGAATCCCTTTGGCGCGGGGTTGCCGCGGCGAAGGGAGACATCGTCGTCTTTGTCGACGCCGACCTTGGATCCGCTGCACCCGGCATGGTCTCGGCCTTGGCCGCGCCCTTCGCTGACCCAGCGGTGGAGATGGTCAAAGCCCGCTACCGCCGCAGCCTCAATGGCCAGCCCACCGGCGGTGGCCGCGTGACCGAACTGACCGCCAAGCCGCTCATCAAGCAGTTCTTTCCCGAGCTCGCCCACATCGATCAGCCCCTCGGCGGCGAATACGCCCTGCGCCGCGCCACCGCCCTAGAACTGCCCTTCGTGGAGGGGTATGGGGTGGAAGCGGGGCTAATGGTGGACGTCGGCAAGCGGGGCACAATCGCACAGGTAGACCTGGGCACGCGGGTACACCGCAACCGGCCGCTGCACGAGCTGGCGCCGATGGCCGAGGTAGTCGCGCGCACGCTGCTCGCCCGCGCCGGGGTCATCGCTCCCGTTGCTCAACGCCCGCCGCTAAAAGGTAAGGTTTAA
- a CDS encoding DivIVA domain-containing protein, giving the protein MLSWIMLLLVLIALTVIGTWVWGSIFGRGEVMHPLDEPQKVRENNRAALREGRLDQVKFEVVPRGYRQDQVDDLLAQLEEQLSSAQKRSKLEGKEVN; this is encoded by the coding sequence ATGCTGTCTTGGATTATGCTCCTCCTTGTCCTCATCGCCCTGACCGTCATCGGCACCTGGGTATGGGGCTCCATCTTTGGCCGCGGCGAGGTCATGCACCCGCTCGACGAGCCGCAGAAGGTGCGCGAAAATAACCGCGCCGCCCTCCGCGAAGGCCGCCTTGACCAGGTGAAATTCGAGGTAGTTCCTCGTGGATACCGCCAGGACCAGGTAGACGATCTCCTCGCGCAACTGGAGGAACAACTATCTTCCGCGCAGAAAAGGTCTAAGCTGGAAGGAAAAGAAGTTAACTAA
- a CDS encoding DUF3117 domain-containing protein: protein MAAMKPRTTGGEMEAVEESRKIVMRIPSDGGGRIVIELSKDEAAELGSLLTEVSS from the coding sequence ATGGCAGCAATGAAGCCGCGCACGACGGGCGGAGAAATGGAAGCAGTAGAGGAGTCCCGCAAAATTGTCATGCGCATCCCCTCGGATGGCGGCGGTCGCATCGTCATCGAGCTGAGCAAGGACGAGGCCGCCGAGCTCGGTTCCCTGTTGACCGAGGTTTCTAGCTAG
- a CDS encoding methyltransferase domain-containing protein encodes MLSHIVDILADPTDGTALSGADDFSRLVSESGHSYDVAKQGYVTLAAGAGLKHKGDDMDMVNARETYLAMGHFAPFVEAVTGAVQDGLDSASLAESTPASLLEVGAGTGYYLAHTLDSIAEARGVGLDISPHAAKHLAKCHPRVGAVVADVWERLPIRDESVDAISVVFAPRNPAEFQRVLAPGGQVIVLTPGAGHLDELREPLGILGVEEGKVERMYEQAEGFLEQAADPVDISFPIELDKASVAAQVGMSPSARHISAGELAERMAALPPTLTVTARARLDRLRAV; translated from the coding sequence ATGCTTTCTCATATCGTCGACATTCTGGCCGATCCCACCGATGGCACCGCGCTTTCTGGTGCCGATGATTTCTCTCGCCTCGTTTCGGAATCCGGCCACTCTTATGATGTGGCCAAGCAGGGCTACGTCACCTTGGCCGCCGGCGCCGGACTCAAGCACAAGGGCGATGACATGGATATGGTCAACGCCCGCGAGACCTATTTGGCCATGGGCCACTTCGCGCCCTTCGTTGAGGCCGTAACCGGGGCCGTCCAGGACGGACTGGATTCCGCCTCCCTGGCCGAGTCCACGCCCGCCTCCCTGCTCGAGGTGGGCGCCGGCACCGGTTACTACCTGGCCCACACCCTGGACTCCATCGCGGAGGCCCGCGGCGTTGGCCTCGACATTTCCCCGCACGCCGCGAAGCACTTGGCTAAGTGCCATCCGCGCGTCGGCGCCGTCGTGGCCGATGTGTGGGAGCGCCTGCCCATCCGGGATGAGTCCGTCGACGCAATCTCCGTCGTCTTCGCCCCGCGCAATCCCGCCGAGTTCCAGCGCGTGCTCGCCCCAGGCGGCCAGGTCATCGTCTTGACCCCCGGCGCCGGACACCTGGATGAGCTGCGCGAGCCGCTCGGCATCCTCGGCGTGGAAGAAGGCAAGGTCGAGCGCATGTATGAGCAGGCCGAGGGCTTCCTCGAGCAGGCGGCCGACCCGGTCGATATCTCGTTCCCCATCGAGCTGGATAAGGCCTCCGTCGCCGCTCAGGTGGGCATGAGCCCGTCCGCGCGCCACATCAGCGCCGGCGAACTCGCCGAGCGCATGGCCGCGCTGCCCCCGACGCTCACGGTCACCGCCCGCGCCCGCTTGGACCGCCTCCGCGCCGTCTAG
- a CDS encoding GH32 C-terminal domain-containing protein, giving the protein MTTHRPELHFVPEDGVLDAPAGILRDGDTWHLFYQYRPTSDSPARWGHTYSEESPFDWLDCDDVLAPVGGELSLRAGSVAQGPDDIHLYFTSVTAAGIAVHLARYADVDEICEVSDDPQALDPNVVRFGEVVGNTRNFDHFRSPSVVPDWASEDRDDGHDGWLMLALTGHSDAPVPVILESADGVSWRLRGSLKFDGDPGFLEGEVPATSPIPPVVSPRLVRLRDEVDGNIYDVLFVTLERGGRDVSGYLVGRLEGTTFTVVSGFRRVDFGHDFSRPRNTNTTTGTLTPEQRYERAVIVGLLNGNGRGDDATKHASWEAEGWANALSLPRRVTLEGGVLYQAPARGLPDAVKLSDYARSWTGVMEVPSGSCVTVTLLDGAGDPAATICHSGDDISLDRSMNKAFDHCFADSEPATATLAEGDSDTLTIIQDGSTVEVFVDGGLIAMASRVYFEGGCSGLRVETSGDAVIEQDWQRSGSKL; this is encoded by the coding sequence GTGACAACTCACCGCCCCGAACTGCATTTTGTCCCCGAAGACGGCGTCCTCGACGCCCCCGCTGGTATCCTGCGCGACGGCGATACCTGGCACCTGTTCTACCAGTACCGACCCACCTCGGACTCCCCTGCCCGCTGGGGACACACCTACTCCGAAGAGTCTCCCTTTGACTGGTTGGACTGCGACGATGTCCTCGCCCCCGTTGGCGGCGAGCTCTCCCTGCGCGCAGGTTCCGTAGCCCAAGGCCCGGACGATATCCATCTCTACTTCACCTCCGTGACCGCCGCTGGTATCGCCGTTCACCTCGCCCGCTACGCCGATGTGGACGAAATCTGCGAGGTCTCCGATGACCCCCAGGCCCTCGACCCCAATGTCGTCCGTTTTGGCGAGGTCGTAGGCAATACCCGCAACTTTGATCACTTCCGCTCCCCCTCCGTGGTGCCCGATTGGGCCTCCGAGGACCGCGATGACGGCCACGACGGTTGGCTCATGCTCGCGCTCACCGGCCACTCCGACGCCCCGGTTCCCGTCATCCTCGAATCTGCCGATGGCGTGTCTTGGCGGCTGCGCGGCAGCCTCAAGTTCGACGGCGACCCTGGCTTCCTCGAAGGCGAGGTCCCCGCTACCTCGCCCATCCCGCCGGTCGTCTCGCCGCGCTTGGTCCGCCTGCGCGATGAGGTCGACGGCAATATCTACGACGTCCTCTTCGTCACCCTAGAGCGCGGCGGCCGCGACGTCTCCGGCTACCTCGTCGGCCGGCTGGAGGGCACTACTTTTACCGTGGTCTCCGGCTTCCGCCGCGTAGACTTCGGCCACGATTTCTCCCGTCCGCGCAATACCAATACGACCACCGGCACTCTCACCCCAGAGCAGCGCTACGAGCGGGCCGTCATCGTCGGCCTCCTCAACGGCAACGGCCGCGGCGACGACGCCACCAAGCACGCTTCCTGGGAGGCCGAAGGCTGGGCCAATGCCCTGTCCCTGCCCCGCCGAGTCACCCTCGAGGGCGGCGTCCTCTACCAAGCACCCGCCCGCGGCCTGCCCGATGCCGTCAAGCTCTCCGATTACGCCCGTTCCTGGACCGGCGTCATGGAGGTCCCTTCCGGTTCCTGCGTGACTGTCACGCTTCTCGACGGCGCCGGTGACCCCGCCGCCACCATCTGCCACTCCGGCGATGACATCAGCCTCGATCGCTCCATGAACAAAGCCTTCGACCACTGTTTCGCCGATTCCGAGCCCGCCACCGCCACGCTTGCCGAAGGCGACTCCGATACCCTCACCATCATCCAAGACGGCTCCACCGTCGAGGTATTCGTTGACGGCGGTCTCATCGCGATGGCCTCCCGCGTCTACTTCGAAGGCGGCTGCTCCGGCCTGCGAGTCGAGACCTCCGGCGATGCCGTCATCGAGCAGGACTGGCAGCGCTCCGGTTCCAAGCTTTAA